In the Armatimonadota bacterium genome, TCGGTGAGCCCCACCCGCCAGAGGTCGAGCGTCTCGTTCAGGGCGGGCAGCGTGGTGGTCATCGCCTCGGTCACCAGGACCCTCGCTCGCGCCAGATCAGGATCGGCCGGCGGCGAGCCCGGGTGCACCGCGAGCCACAGCCCGGCGGCCGTGGCCACCGCGAGGGCCGTGGCCACCCACGCACGGCGCGGGACGGCCAGCCAGCGGCGCAGGCGCACACCCGCCGGCAGCCGCTCGCGCGCGAGCCGCCGGTCCAGCTGCCGCATGAACGCGGGCCAGAACCCCGGCGGCGCCGCCGGCGCGTGCCGACGCAGGAGGGCGGCAGTCGCTTCCAGCGCGGCCACCTCGTCGCGGCACGCCGCGCAGGCCGCCAGGTGCGCGAGCACCGGGGCACGCGCATCGGGCGGCATCGAGCCCGTCGCCAGCTCCGTGGCCCGCTCCAGCGCCTCGCGACAGGACAGGCTCACACCCGCACCCCCTGCGCGTCCAGCGCCCGGCGCAGCTTGCGCAGCGCCGCGAACATCGTGGCCTTGACCGTGCCCTCCGAGCAGCCCATGATGCGGGCGATCTCCTGGTAGGGCAGGTCGTGGTACACCCGCAGGGTCACCATGG is a window encoding:
- a CDS encoding zf-HC2 domain-containing protein, translated to MSLSCREALERATELATGSMPPDARAPVLAHLAACAACRDEVAALEATAALLRRHAPAAPPGFWPAFMRQLDRRLARERLPAGVRLRRWLAVPRRAWVATALAVATAAGLWLAVHPGSPPADPDLARARVLVTEAMTTTLPALNETLDLWRVGLTEPDVVFTRSGR